A part of Aurantimicrobium sp. MWH-Uga1 genomic DNA contains:
- a CDS encoding CoA ester lyase, producing the protein MISAEISRSWLLVNGAKTEEFDIAASSKADQIVLDIEDAVDPSQKNVARDEVAKWLETKQAWVRINDRASDFWSDDIDQLRDVPGLLGVMLAKTEDGSHVTETFDRLGGKTRVLALVESALGIEEAREIACARGAFRLAFGSGDYRRDTGTSVEDIAMAYPRSRLVVASRIGNLPGPIDGPTVGSSYGILREKSEHAVALGMTGKLCLHHDQIPVINEAISPTQSDVAWARTFLADFEARGRVVRDGSDLPRLGRAEKIEKLAVAFGINPS; encoded by the coding sequence ATGATTTCTGCAGAAATATCGCGGTCGTGGCTGCTTGTTAACGGGGCAAAAACTGAAGAGTTTGACATCGCTGCTTCATCTAAAGCTGACCAGATTGTTCTCGACATTGAAGACGCAGTAGACCCTTCGCAGAAGAACGTTGCCCGCGATGAGGTGGCCAAGTGGCTGGAAACGAAGCAAGCTTGGGTTCGCATCAACGATCGTGCATCTGATTTCTGGTCAGACGACATTGACCAGCTTCGGGACGTCCCCGGGTTATTGGGTGTCATGCTTGCCAAAACAGAAGATGGCTCACACGTCACTGAAACTTTTGACCGACTTGGCGGTAAGACTCGCGTGCTTGCCCTGGTTGAGTCGGCTCTGGGTATTGAAGAAGCTCGAGAGATTGCTTGCGCACGCGGAGCATTCCGTCTCGCCTTTGGCAGCGGTGACTACCGCCGCGACACCGGAACCAGCGTGGAAGATATCGCGATGGCGTATCCTCGCTCGCGCCTGGTCGTGGCAAGCCGCATTGGAAACCTTCCTGGCCCCATCGATGGCCCCACAGTTGGATCCAGCTATGGAATTCTGCGTGAGAAGTCAGAGCACGCAGTTGCCTTGGGCATGACCGGAAAGCTGTGTTTGCACCATGACCAAATCCCGGTCATCAATGAAGCAATCAGCCCCACGCAATCTGATGTCGCCTGGGCCAGAACATTCCTTGCAGACTTCGAAGCTCGCGGACGTGTTGTCCGCGACGGCAGTGACCTGCCTCGTTTGGGTCGTGCCGAGAAGATCGAGAAGTTGGCCGTTGCCTTCGGCATCAACCCTTCCTAG